In a single window of the Cupriavidus basilensis genome:
- a CDS encoding AraC family transcriptional regulator, giving the protein MDSLTELVRMLSPAGTVDLHCHFAGNWRVDNAAAPAGHLPYHIILKGQARALVAQEAISLDTGDVLLFPHGSAHTLRSLPEGTEETESAAGAHAAMPARTTRFNGLLTEVTMPGDAHPLDMLCGTFVLGLPGTVLLRNLPPVLRVATAQRADCAWLHALIDMMRNEAQAPEPGGAAVIGQLSTALLTLVLRALIAQGGVTHSLLALMGDARLSKAIDAVLRAPAEPWSVASLAAACHVSRATFARRFAQLSGETPLQFVTTLRMEMAARLLTLDRGSAASIGEHCGYASEAAFGRAFKAHFGVGPGMFRRAARERRTAAAAQAASAR; this is encoded by the coding sequence ATGGATAGCCTGACCGAACTTGTGCGCATGCTTTCGCCAGCCGGCACCGTCGACCTGCACTGCCACTTCGCCGGCAACTGGCGGGTGGACAATGCGGCGGCGCCGGCCGGCCATCTGCCGTATCACATCATCCTGAAGGGGCAGGCGCGCGCGCTGGTGGCGCAGGAGGCCATCTCGCTCGATACGGGCGACGTGCTGCTGTTCCCGCATGGCAGCGCGCACACGCTGCGCAGCCTGCCCGAGGGGACCGAGGAGACCGAAAGTGCCGCCGGCGCACACGCCGCCATGCCGGCCCGGACGACGCGCTTCAATGGCTTGCTGACCGAGGTGACGATGCCCGGCGACGCGCATCCGCTGGACATGCTGTGCGGCACGTTCGTGCTGGGCTTGCCGGGCACGGTGCTCTTGCGCAACCTGCCGCCGGTGCTGCGTGTGGCCACCGCGCAGCGCGCCGATTGCGCCTGGCTGCATGCGCTGATCGACATGATGCGCAACGAGGCGCAGGCGCCCGAGCCAGGTGGCGCGGCGGTCATCGGGCAGCTCTCCACCGCGTTGCTGACCCTGGTGTTGCGCGCGCTGATCGCGCAGGGCGGCGTCACGCATAGCCTGCTGGCGCTGATGGGCGATGCGCGGCTGTCCAAGGCGATCGATGCGGTGCTGCGCGCGCCGGCCGAGCCGTGGTCGGTGGCATCGCTGGCGGCGGCGTGCCATGTGTCGCGCGCCACGTTCGCGCGGCGCTTCGCCCAGCTTAGCGGCGAGACGCCGCTGCAGTTCGTGACCACCTTGCGCATGGAGATGGCCGCCCGCCTGCTGACGCTGGACCGCGGCTCCGCAGCCAGCATCGGCGAGCATTGCGGCTATGCCTCCGAGGCCGCCTTCGGGCGCGCCTTCAAAGCGCACTTTGGTGTGGGGCCGGGCATGTTCCGGCGTGCGGCGCGGGAGCGCCGCACGGCCGCCGCCGCGCAGGCGGCCTCGGCGCGTTAG
- a CDS encoding cation:proton antiporter codes for MTVFQGTGALFTLIAIFGVINHRFIKLPDTLGITAVGLVTCLSVSILGFNHPEMVAQARKLVAQIDFSDVVFHGLLSLLLFAGALHVDLSRMRRQRRAVVMLATIGVVISTAAVGFGFFYVAQWLGHPVSLLWCLVFGALISPTDPIAVLSVLKNAGASESLETKIAGESLFNDGTAVVAFLTLVGLATGATEFSASHVALALVREVLGAVVLGIVVGYVASVLLRGIDSYPVEILITLALATGGYSLAEAVHVSAPLSVVIMGLVIGNHSTSKSMSEKTREHLFNFWGLLDELLNLVLFGLIGLEIIALSLQLHIVWLGLAAIPVVLIARGISVAIPLLALQNFRRLNPHSATIMTWGGLRGGISIALALSLPEFPGREMLIGVTYLVVVFSLLIQATTLGKLVKHLNGLSPKP; via the coding sequence ATGACTGTATTCCAAGGGACTGGCGCCCTTTTCACCCTCATCGCCATCTTCGGCGTCATCAACCACCGCTTCATCAAGCTGCCCGACACCCTGGGCATCACCGCCGTCGGGCTGGTGACCTGCCTGAGCGTGTCCATCCTCGGCTTCAACCACCCTGAAATGGTCGCGCAGGCCCGCAAGCTCGTGGCCCAGATCGATTTCTCCGACGTGGTCTTCCACGGCCTGCTCAGCCTGCTGCTGTTCGCCGGCGCCCTGCACGTCGACCTCTCGCGCATGCGCCGCCAGCGCCGGGCCGTGGTCATGCTGGCCACGATCGGCGTGGTGATCTCGACCGCCGCGGTCGGGTTCGGCTTCTTCTATGTCGCACAGTGGCTGGGCCACCCGGTCAGCCTGCTGTGGTGCCTGGTGTTCGGTGCGCTGATTTCCCCTACCGACCCGATCGCCGTGCTCAGCGTGCTCAAGAACGCGGGCGCATCGGAAAGCCTGGAAACCAAGATTGCGGGCGAGTCGCTGTTCAACGATGGCACCGCGGTGGTGGCATTCCTGACCCTGGTGGGACTCGCTACCGGCGCCACCGAGTTCTCCGCTTCGCACGTGGCGCTCGCGCTGGTGCGCGAAGTGCTGGGCGCCGTGGTGCTGGGCATTGTGGTGGGCTATGTGGCGTCGGTGCTGCTGCGCGGGATCGACAGCTATCCGGTCGAGATCCTGATCACGCTGGCGCTCGCCACCGGCGGCTACAGCCTGGCCGAAGCGGTGCACGTGTCCGCGCCGCTGTCCGTGGTCATCATGGGCCTGGTGATCGGCAACCATAGCACCAGCAAGTCGATGTCGGAGAAGACCCGCGAACACTTGTTCAATTTCTGGGGCCTGCTGGACGAGTTGCTCAACCTGGTGCTGTTTGGCCTGATCGGGTTGGAGATCATCGCGCTGTCGCTGCAGCTGCATATTGTCTGGCTGGGGCTGGCGGCGATTCCCGTGGTGCTGATTGCGCGCGGCATCAGCGTGGCCATCCCGCTGCTGGCGCTGCAGAATTTCCGCCGGCTTAATCCGCACTCGGCCACCATCATGACCTGGGGCGGCCTGCGCGGCGGCATCTCGATTGCACTGGCGCTATCGCTGCCGGAGTTCCCCGGCCGCGAGATGCTGATCGGCGTGACTTACCTGGTGGTGGTGTTCAGCCTGCTGATCCAGGCCACCACGCTGGGCAAGCTGGTCAAGCACCTGAACGGCCTGAGCCCGAAGCCGTAA
- a CDS encoding carboxymuconolactone decarboxylase family protein, which translates to MSRLHTINPSEATGQAAQLFAAIKGAVGKVPNAYAVIGSNAPEVLAHALQTGALLKNGTLSARELETINLAVSEASGCDYCVAAHTMTGKMAGYTAEQTRELRAGEYPQDSKIDALVRFALAVATTSGTVPASVVANVREAGYTDRQIVESIQAISAILFTNMINRVNDTVIDFPKVA; encoded by the coding sequence ATGTCCCGTCTTCACACCATCAATCCCTCCGAAGCCACTGGCCAGGCCGCCCAGCTGTTTGCCGCCATCAAGGGCGCCGTGGGCAAGGTGCCCAACGCTTACGCGGTGATCGGCAGCAATGCCCCCGAGGTGCTGGCCCATGCGCTGCAAACCGGCGCGCTGCTCAAGAATGGTACGCTCAGCGCCCGTGAGCTCGAAACGATCAACCTTGCCGTCAGCGAAGCGTCGGGTTGTGACTATTGCGTGGCCGCGCACACCATGACCGGCAAGATGGCTGGCTATACCGCGGAACAAACGCGAGAGCTGCGCGCCGGCGAGTACCCGCAAGACAGCAAGATCGACGCCCTGGTCCGCTTCGCACTGGCCGTGGCCACGACTTCCGGCACGGTCCCTGCCAGCGTCGTCGCCAATGTGCGCGAAGCCGGTTACACCGATCGGCAGATCGTCGAGAGCATCCAGGCCATCAGCGCGATCCTGTTCACCAATATGATCAACCGCGTCAACGATACGGTGATCGATTTCCCGAAGGTGGCGTGA